The genomic interval AAGCATGGCAACACATATTCATATTAAATAAGAAAGACATATGATCCTACCTTCTGTATTTTTTCTCTGTATTTgatttcatcaaggaattttGTTTCAAACTCAATATGATGATTTCCGTGAATGGCCATCCATTTGTCAAACATAATTTCCATATCCTGAAAAAGTTAAACAAATAACTTATCAAAATCATACTGGACCAGCGTTTGAATCGTAGATATGGTGTCGGCCGATGAAACAGAGATATGCGAGAGATGCTTGGTCGAATCTTACTGAATTTACACCATGCCTCTTTAGCGATTGTGCTGTACACTAGCTACTATCTTTCTGTAGCATTCTACACTATtctttaaataaacataaaactttaaactaaaacagTTAATCCGCCGTTTATCTTCAAAATCACTGGGGaaaaaacatgttcaaaatttagcatactttaaaaacaaagtgtttttatgacaaaattaagataaaaaataccaaaattgcacaaattgtatttatttcaCCACGtcaagtcacaaaaatacacataaaagatGTCTCTTTAAATAAGGAGTGAATACCATGTATAAAAAGAGCTATACTTAGTTTTTActagaaaattgttaaatatcacatgaatattgattaaatgttctttttagaTTGGGGACGACAAgactgtgttgttgtttttttcagcatGATGCTATATCATTACTTTCGAGATAAAATTATAGTTCGTAAAGATTTCTATTAGTGAAATACGGTATTTTAAAGGCAGCATAACTGACTTTTACCTTAATAGCAGCGGTTCTGATTTTCAGTTCATCTTGGTTGTATTTCAATGACGATCTCTGTGTCTCTAATATCAACCTGTATTTCTCAGTCTTATCCTTTGACTTCCAACATTTCTGcaagtatttttgaaattataattaCTTAACAAAAAGCTTGTACGCTTGTCATTAACGTAATAATTCGGATTTCAGATGAAGTTAGCGAGACAGTATTcttacatatatctatatatggcAAGACTTAAAAGAGTATACATAAATacttaattcatttatttaaattcaGACCATCGAAAATAAAAGTAAGAAGTATGTTTTTGAGTGACGTATATTTTTGAAACATGGTTCTAAACACCAGTTTTGCGCAGTCAAATGTTGATGTAAAATAGTACGAATTGATATTTTTCGTCACACCCATATAAAAGTCTGAATGATATTGATTTATGGCATTTTATATTTAACAGACGTCGTTTTAATGCAAGACTTGGTGCAGTTTGagaatttttatgtataaaatgctTGGAGTTCTAATATGTAATTGAGCCACCTGgtaattttacatatatgtatatgtacagGACTGCAACAATAAGTACTAAATGAATTTGTAaaggaacaaataaataaatttaccatTCTAGCTTCTCTCAGTGCTACCAGGGCTATTTCATGTTTCTTTATTAACTTAACCAATGTCCGCTTGCGCCCCCTCAACTCAGTGCGTGCCTCAGATGAAaaccttttcataaaaaaaatgaaatataccaACTGCAATTATTCATCAATTACTGTTGCTatagaaatgaatttatttcatgACAATGTAATTACTAATTAGTAAGAAAATGAATCGGTTTAAGAAAGAGATATCGTAGGAATAATTCTTACAGTGTATATTTAAATTCGTCAGAGGCAAGGGTGACGTAACCTGGTCTGGATCTCTTGAGTACAGAGTTTCTCAAAGAACGAAGGAAGCTTGTGAATCTATTGCCTAGAGAAATAGGTAGAAAAGAGAAAAGGACATATAGAGACATAGTGAGGAATGAGACCAATTCAAGAGAAAATGGAGACATTGGAGCGAGTTCAAAAAGCCacagaagaaagaaaaagaatgtTATGACATGGAAATAAGAAACTATGCAGATTTCTTTGAAAGGAAACGAAGAGCATATATAGACACGACTAGGGAAAGCAGTAACAAATTACGAAACGGGTATGTATCAGTCCTAATTGTTCTCCGTAAGTAGAACACAACTTCTCCACAAGAAGGATGAATGACTTCAGACAGGTTGCATTCAAACACAGAAAATATTCGCCAAACCCATGATTGAACTCTCAGCCTTtctatttagtttagtttaataatattttattgcaactattacagacatgaatgaaaacaatacatatgtatacatatatatatatatagtgcaaatgggtcgggctacaagttttaacaacattagcgACAGCCCTCCCCAAAACGTCACAATTTCACATATATATCTGTTCCGATACTTGTCTTGCAATTATTGTACTATTGTCACTGGGTTTACCGGGCGAGAAAGGGGTAAATATAAAAAGCGATTGAAGAATAAAATGGAATATTCTTTTATTCTCAGTCAGTCTATATCTATTTATCCActaaataaaacacatttgaaTACATACCATGTCTGCTTGGGTAGTACTCAAAATCTGATGTTGTGATTACACTTGGAACATATCCAGTGACGGCGGAAAACTTTGCAAGGttggaaaatctgaaaaaaagtaaGCTACTATGAAGATATATTTTTCATTCTATACagttttcttacatattttaagGTTTATTTGTAAACTGTATGCATTTAAATGCATGCAAATATCTGCAGCCATTTTACgtacttaaataaaataaaacacacatcGATATAATTAATAACTGAATAAACTAAATCAACTGCATTTACATTCCCATATCTTTTGTCAGTGTAGACACTCTTGGAATCAAAATTGTCTCCATGTCTCGAATAAATCGCTAAAATGTCGCTTGAAATTCTTGTATGTGGATACTCTCACTTATTGATGCTAATGTCAATGAAACGTCGCTTAGAAACAACGTCAACGTCGAGTGAAAATAACGTTTTAAGTCTCGGCAAACGCGACTTGGGCGTACATAATGAAATCCTTTTGAAGTGAATGTTCTGATTACGTCTGTATGCTGTAAACACATATATTGTTagataaaaatactgaaaaattcgCATGATAAAGTTACGttcatatttaaagaaaattgttattgtaaACTTACATTAAAATCAACGTGATTTCGTGACTACGGTCATCGTACTGGCGTCATGACGTTTGGacttaacaataataataataataactttatttaaagaaggtaacacataaagatatataacagtgttagaacataTTAAACACCTTAAATCTCAATATGGCCTTctgtaatattaataaaacagttcaacacacaaaaaaatagataaaaactgaTTATACAATTATAATATAAGACAGAATTTGAATGATTAAcatccaaatttgaaagctgtagcttgagaaatgtgaaagtaggtcattagatcaatttcaagatcaaacttcatttcggtacacaaaactatgcaagtgcttcaaatttgaagcctgtagcttgagaaatgtgaaagtaggaaactaggtaaaaatcaaggtcaaatttcaattcagaacacaaaactatgcatgtggtccaaatttgaagcctgtagcttgagaaatgtgaaagtaggtcacaaggtcaatctcaaggtcaaagttaatttcggtacacaaaactatgcatgtggtccaaatttgaaggctgtagcttgagaaatgtgaaagtaggtcactaggtcaaaatcaaggtcaaattttatttcagaacacaaaactatgcatgtggtccaaatttgaagcctgtaccttcaaaaatgtgaaaggtcactaggtcaatgtcaatgtcaaagtttatttcggtacacaaacctatgcatgtggtccaaatttgaaggctgtagctacagataactaggtcaagatcaaggtcaactcatgtcaaggttcatctagccactcaaaactatacatgtggtccaaatttgaatgttgtaggttaaaaacaaaaaagtaggtcactagatcaaaataagtgaccttgaccctaaacaagagagatgacaccattaatgactcagttatatgcattttttttcttattacggaaacagagaatgcacatataattacttatattatatttaactaataattaaacctataccctaaacaagagatatgacaccattaatgagttatatgcatttttttttcctattatgataacaaagaatgcacatataattacttatattataactaataattaaacccagaaatttgagtgctaaacaaattaatcatcaatctGCTAGGGTAGTCCATTCCTTGCtgaggtgtaataggaaaataattaacaacttgaatcattatctcattaatgtctgcagactttatgacccttctacaggtaaggccataaaaaactaattaactacttggagggccactggatataaaattatattagaaatcaaaataaacaaagggccataactcactaaaaattgttgaaccagtctgattttcagggggacacaactagggtaccaatacatcattctgacaaagtttggtcaaaatcccccagtagtttctgaggagatgcgataacgagaaattgttaacggaaggacggaaggacgacggaccacggacgcagagtgatttgaatagtccaccatctgatgatggtgggctaaaacaGACTGAATGCGAACGGGAAAAAAAACTGTCGACATAAGACATAAATAGCTGTAATTTCAATAAGAGTGAAATGctaatttttatgcatttatacgggtataaaccacatccATGGATGAATCTCACTAGCGTTTGGACAAATGTGACTGGAGAAATCATCGTTTCGTGTTTAGTCGTATGCAATACGTATATTGTCGTTTACTACGTTTTAACGTTTTAACGTTTTAAAAAAGTAGTAATACCTAGCCCTTAATACCCGACAGTGGGACTGAGTGGGTTTCAAAGTTGGTCTCAAGCGCTATAAATACACCCAGTTGCTTGTAGTTACAATctgatttttaaaatcatttaagttAAACGTTATAGCTGTTAACTGGTAGAACAGCTGACAGTAGTATAATTGATGGTAGTACAAGCTGTTAACTGGTAGAACAGCTGACAGTAGTATAACTGATGGTAGTACAAGCTGTTAACTGGTAGAACAGCTGACAGTAGTATAACTGATGGTAGTACAAGCTGTTAACTGGTAGAACAGCTGACAGTAGTATAACTGATGGTAGTACAAGCTGTTAACTGGTAGAACAGCTGACAGTAGTATAATTGATGGTAGTACAAGCTGTTAACTGGTAGAACAGCTGACAGTAGTATAATTGATGGTAGTACAAGCTGTTAACTGGTAGAACAGCTGACAGTAGTATAATTGATGGAAGTACAAGCTGTTAACTGGTAGAACAGCTGACAGTAGTATAATTGATGGAAGTACAAGCTGTTAACTGGTAGAACAGCTGACAGTAGTATAATTGATGGTAGTACAAGCTGTTAACTGGTAGAACAGCTGACAGTAGTATAATTGATGGTAGTACAAGCTGTTAACTGGTAGAACAGCTGACAGTAGTATAATTGATGGTAGTACAAGCTGTTAACTGTTACTACCTTTGATACTGCTGTACTGGGGGTTGAGCTTGGGCGGGGGGGGCATAACTGGCGTGGGCCGGGGGGCAGGGGTTGAGCTTGGGGAGGCATAACTGGCGTGGGCCGGGGGGCAGGGGTTGAGCTAGGGGAGGCATAACTGGCATGGGCCGGGGGGCAGGGGGTGAGCTAGGGGGGAGGCATAACTGGCGTGGGCCGGGGGGCAGGGGTTGAGCTTGGGGAGGCATAACTGGCGTGGGCCGGGGGCAGGGGTTGAGATAGCTGAGACAGGATTACATATAGGCGTACTAAAATTCCGTATTATCAAAATATGCTACTACTTCATTTCTTGAATCAATTAATAACACAAGACAAACTTCTGAGCAAAGagacatatttaatatttatgtCTATTCTTTTTTGCGCCCAATTCGTTATAAATAATCTAATATCTTAATAATATTCATTAATCGATCTTCCTCTGAAGAAGCTTTTTGCTGATGTCTTCTCTACTCAAACTGCTGTTTTCATACTGTGGCTTTTCAATCCAGACTTTCTGGCATGGTATGTTCTACAATTATGAAAAGATAAAACATAAGAATTGTTTCtaagaaattttgtttgcacATTTATGTCCAGTTTTAATGCAAAGCCAGTCATTTTCTAATGGCAAATGCCTTCAAATGTTACATTAAAtgtttctgggttttttttaaattgaattttgaattacattttttCCTCCAAGTTTGGTATGTTAGTGAAAACTATTAcattataaaaaaagaacataatacgaacaagaaatatctttaaaaatgatggtcggcgaattgtaataaggaaagaagtttatgaatttttcatctaacattcatctttcatctaacatttttcaaattgcaaaactaaacaccgcactttaacaatttacatttgtagatggttctcttttaatttttcgcaaaggtttcatagggctgcaattttgtttcgtttatccttagacgaataattacagcagtagtttgatgaagattcatgaagcggttcatgagaaaaggtcattaaacgtgtttatattttagctaaattggtccctatccccatttgtaacaaaatagcaggagaccttacgatattgttacacatcgagtttgataaaaatccattacattttagtggttaatgcgaagaaaggcatatctacttttagctatagt from Mercenaria mercenaria strain notata chromosome 2, MADL_Memer_1, whole genome shotgun sequence carries:
- the LOC123544216 gene encoding uncharacterized protein LOC123544216, which produces METILIPRVSTLTKDMGIFSNLAKFSAVTGYVPSVITTSDFEYYPSRHGNRFTSFLRSLRNSVLKRSRPGYVTLASDEFKYTLFSSEARTELRGRKRTLVKLIKKHEIALVALREARMKCWKSKDKTEKYRLILETQRSSLKYNQDELKIRTAAIKDMEIMFDKWMAIHGNHHIEFETKFLDEIKYREKIQKISKDVEVDILEMLTEAIQTMMSNNKQYISDTDIDKLSQQLYSQTSRSYKFTQAQNIPCQKVWIEKPQYENSSLSREDISKKLLQRKID